The Hymenobacter oligotrophus genome has a window encoding:
- a CDS encoding SusC/RagA family TonB-linked outer membrane protein: MPNTYSLARRPLLWGWLSLCLMLCLGAAGSAIAQQQAYTLQGRVTDERGQGLPGTTVLVGGTTQGASTDADGNYTFSAQLAPGSYTLTFSSIGFTAQNRSVTLGSVTSVTTNVTMREARQSLDDVVVVGSTVSTNRRELGNAISTVSGQELTRSGTGAVLNSLQGKVPGAQIVQNSGDPAGSISVRLRGIKSLSGSSDPLYVIDGVIISNSSVNVSQLAVSNDVGSAQVGQNRLADLNPNDIESINVLNGAAAAAIYGSRAANGVVLITTKRGRAGEVRVSAYASVNMNELRKSVPVNTYGKQFGFAGLRLYTIGGVTPAQVAANPGTTTVGITRAGVTTQLASNLVDVERYNYFDEIFQRSYGTDNGVSVSGGSENTQYLVSVGYFKNQGIVRGTDFTRYNIRTRLNQGLTKWARLTAGVAFSNSYADEKANGNVFYSPINSVNITNNIYDIRQRDANGNLRAVEPTRVNPLSTIEDMDFTQRVNRTISDLQLKLTPLRGLSVDYLIGADLYGQAGQSYIRPYPYQAQAGLPLARYPFGFASNAQLNALQLNSDLNVAYDRQLGENFKTTLLAGYSYQYVRQELTQARGQNLTPFITTISGAANNTLVSTYGIPEQFDLSGAYVQGTLGYRNLAFVTAAVRRDGSSKFSSSETNQYYPKVSGSLVVSDLGFWQNAGYAKAFNSLKLRASYGQAGGLTGIGSYDRFYQFSPVPFLGRSTYLPNSRLANERVRPERLTELEVGGDLGFLNDRIGLGITAYWQETEQLLANRNVAPSTGGLTIVTNVASIENKGVELQLTATPVRTANFSWDITALFNRNRNKVLELPGSGGQQQAIAIDNVAGAPVYLLAGQPVGVFYGSGYARNPDGSLLLTPQGFPQDERTRGQAVGATSYVPAREGNGQPGYGPGTAIANIVIGNPNPKWTGSFSTNVAFKKLSARILLDAVQGVDVFNADYRTRQGVGLGDLAEKELRGELPRGYIFAVYNTQEFRIDDGSFVKLREASLSYDLPTFTPLIRSLNVSLIGRNLVSWDNYKGFDPETSAGGTSDLLRAIDFGNVPIPRTYQLRVAASF; encoded by the coding sequence ATGCCCAACACCTACTCGCTTGCGAGGCGGCCCCTGCTGTGGGGCTGGCTCTCGTTATGCCTAATGCTTTGCCTAGGTGCCGCCGGTTCGGCTATTGCGCAACAGCAGGCCTACACCCTGCAAGGCCGCGTTACGGATGAGCGCGGCCAGGGCTTGCCCGGCACCACCGTGCTCGTGGGCGGCACCACGCAAGGCGCCTCCACCGATGCCGACGGCAACTACACCTTCAGCGCCCAGTTGGCGCCGGGGAGCTACACGCTTACGTTTTCGAGCATCGGTTTTACGGCCCAAAACCGCTCCGTTACGCTGGGTAGTGTTACCAGCGTAACCACCAACGTAACCATGCGCGAGGCGCGCCAAAGCCTCGACGACGTGGTGGTGGTGGGCTCAACGGTAAGCACCAACCGCCGCGAGCTGGGCAATGCCATCAGCACGGTATCGGGGCAGGAGCTGACGCGCAGCGGCACGGGCGCGGTGCTGAACTCGCTGCAGGGCAAAGTGCCCGGTGCGCAAATCGTGCAAAACTCCGGCGACCCGGCCGGCTCCATTTCGGTGCGGTTGCGCGGCATCAAGTCGCTTTCGGGCTCCTCCGATCCGTTGTACGTTATCGACGGGGTTATCATCAGCAACAGCAGCGTCAACGTGTCGCAGTTGGCCGTTTCAAACGACGTGGGCTCGGCGCAGGTGGGCCAAAACCGCCTCGCCGACCTCAACCCCAACGACATCGAAAGCATCAACGTGCTGAATGGCGCCGCTGCGGCAGCCATATACGGCTCGCGCGCGGCCAACGGCGTGGTGCTGATTACCACCAAGCGCGGCCGTGCTGGCGAGGTGCGCGTATCGGCCTACGCCAGCGTAAACATGAACGAGCTGCGCAAATCGGTGCCCGTGAATACCTACGGCAAGCAATTCGGCTTTGCGGGTTTGCGCCTGTATACCATTGGCGGTGTAACGCCGGCGCAGGTGGCCGCCAACCCCGGCACCACCACCGTGGGCATTACGCGGGCGGGCGTAACCACGCAGCTGGCCTCCAACCTGGTGGACGTGGAGCGCTACAACTACTTCGACGAAATTTTTCAGCGCAGCTACGGCACCGATAACGGCGTGTCGGTTTCGGGGGGCTCCGAGAACACGCAGTACCTCGTATCGGTGGGGTATTTCAAAAACCAGGGCATTGTTCGGGGCACCGATTTCACGCGCTACAACATTCGCACGCGCCTCAACCAAGGCCTTACCAAGTGGGCCCGCCTGACGGCCGGCGTGGCATTCAGCAACAGCTACGCCGACGAAAAAGCCAACGGCAACGTGTTCTATAGCCCCATCAACTCCGTCAACATCACCAACAACATCTACGACATCCGGCAGCGCGACGCCAACGGCAACCTGCGGGCCGTGGAGCCCACCCGCGTAAACCCGCTCTCGACCATCGAGGACATGGACTTTACGCAGCGCGTGAACCGCACCATCAGCGACTTGCAGCTGAAGCTGACGCCGCTGCGGGGCTTGTCGGTTGATTACCTGATTGGGGCCGATTTGTACGGGCAAGCGGGGCAGAGTTACATCCGGCCGTACCCGTACCAGGCGCAGGCGGGCTTGCCGCTGGCCCGTTACCCGTTTGGTTTCGCCTCCAACGCGCAGCTGAACGCGCTGCAACTCAACTCCGACCTGAACGTGGCCTACGACCGGCAGTTGGGCGAAAACTTCAAGACTACGTTGCTGGCGGGTTACAGCTACCAGTACGTGCGCCAGGAGCTAACCCAGGCCCGCGGCCAAAACCTGACGCCGTTTATTACCACCATCAGTGGGGCAGCCAACAACACGCTCGTCAGCACCTATGGCATTCCGGAGCAGTTCGACCTAAGCGGTGCCTACGTGCAGGGCACGTTGGGCTACCGCAACCTGGCCTTTGTAACGGCCGCGGTGCGCCGCGACGGGTCGTCGAAATTCTCGAGCTCCGAAACCAACCAGTACTACCCCAAGGTAAGCGGCTCGTTGGTGGTGTCGGACCTAGGGTTTTGGCAAAATGCCGGCTACGCCAAAGCGTTTAACTCGCTGAAGCTGCGCGCCAGCTACGGGCAAGCGGGCGGCCTCACGGGCATTGGCTCCTACGACCGGTTTTACCAGTTTTCGCCGGTGCCGTTTTTGGGCCGCAGCACCTACCTGCCCAACTCGCGCCTGGCCAACGAGCGCGTGCGCCCCGAGCGCCTGACGGAGCTGGAAGTGGGCGGCGACCTAGGGTTTCTGAACGACCGCATTGGGCTGGGCATCACGGCGTATTGGCAGGAAACCGAGCAACTGCTGGCCAACCGCAACGTGGCGCCCTCCACGGGCGGCCTCACCATTGTAACCAACGTGGCCAGCATCGAAAACAAGGGCGTGGAGCTGCAGCTAACCGCCACGCCGGTGCGCACCGCCAACTTCAGCTGGGACATTACGGCCCTGTTCAACCGCAACCGCAACAAGGTGCTGGAGCTGCCGGGCTCGGGCGGGCAGCAGCAGGCCATTGCCATCGATAACGTGGCCGGCGCGCCGGTGTACCTGCTGGCCGGGCAGCCGGTGGGCGTGTTCTACGGCTCGGGCTACGCGCGCAACCCCGATGGCTCGTTGCTGCTCACGCCGCAGGGCTTTCCGCAGGACGAGCGCACCCGCGGCCAGGCCGTGGGCGCTACCAGCTACGTGCCCGCCCGCGAGGGCAACGGCCAGCCCGGCTACGGCCCCGGCACGGCCATTGCCAACATCGTTATCGGCAACCCCAACCCCAAATGGACGGGCTCGTTCAGCACCAACGTGGCCTTCAAAAAGCTCTCGGCCCGTATTCTGCTCGATGCGGTGCAGGGCGTGGACGTGTTTAACGCCGATTACCGCACGCGCCAGGGCGTGGGCCTAGGTGATTTGGCCGAAAAAGAGCTGCGGGGCGAGCTGCCGCGCGGCTACATTTTTGCCGTGTACAACACGCAGGAGTTTCGCATCGACGACGGCTCGTTTGTGAAGCTGCGCGAAGCCTCCTTGAGCTACGATTTGCCCACGTTTACGCCGCTTATCCGCAGCCTCAACGTGTCGCTGATCGGGCGCAACCTCGTGTCGTGGGACAACTACAAGGGCTTCGACCCCGAAACCAGCGCCGGCGGCACCAGCGACCTGCTGCGCGCCATCGACTTTGGCAACGTGCCCATCCCGCGCACCTACCAGCTGCGGGTTGCGGCCTCGTTCTAA
- the nagB gene encoding glucosamine-6-phosphate deaminase, whose translation MHPVITPERVPVSIYSDSEQASVAVAQQIADLIRQRHGEGQPCVLGLATGSSPTRVYEELVRMHREEGLSFRNVITFNLDEYYPMLPDSLQSYVRFMHEYLFDHVDIPAENIHIPNGTIRQEDVAEYCRRYEAAIAEAGGIDLQLLGIGRTGHIGFNEPGSGASSRTRLITLDHITRTDAASDFYGEENVPRRALTMGVGTILEARQIVLMAWGEGKAAVIKRMVEGEPTDSVPATYLQRHPAVQVVLDEAAAAELSPRKTPWLAGIACNWQNEALVRKAVTWLARHLQKPILKLTDEDYNENGLSDLLAESGQAYGINIRVFNQLQHTITGWPGGKPNADDSHRPERATPFPKRVLIFSPHPDDDVISMGGTLLRLVDQGHEVHVAYQTSGNIAVFDDEAIRFAEFVADYDQALGLPGEQPAESLYQRVVDFLKKKAPGQVDAPEVQQIKGLIRRGEAKSACRLAGIPDENAHFMDLPFYETGRVRKKPLGEEDIQLTIDLLNKIRPHQIYAAGDLSDPHGTHRVCLSAIFQAVERLKAEGAPWLQDCWVWLYRGAWQEWDIDQIEMAVPISPEELTRKRRAIFKHQSQKDRPLFPGADQREFWQRAEERNRTTAKIYDQLGLPEYEGIEAFVRWKY comes from the coding sequence ATGCACCCCGTAATTACCCCCGAGCGCGTACCCGTCAGCATCTACTCCGATTCGGAGCAGGCATCGGTGGCTGTGGCCCAGCAAATTGCCGACCTCATTCGGCAGCGCCACGGCGAAGGCCAGCCCTGCGTACTAGGTTTGGCTACCGGTTCGTCGCCCACGCGCGTGTACGAGGAGCTGGTACGCATGCACCGCGAAGAAGGCCTGTCGTTCCGCAACGTCATCACCTTCAACCTCGACGAGTACTACCCCATGCTGCCCGACTCGCTGCAGAGCTACGTGCGCTTTATGCACGAGTACCTGTTCGACCACGTGGACATCCCGGCCGAAAACATACACATCCCCAACGGCACCATTCGGCAGGAGGACGTGGCCGAGTACTGCCGCCGCTACGAGGCCGCCATTGCGGAGGCCGGCGGCATCGATTTGCAACTGCTGGGCATTGGCCGCACGGGCCACATCGGCTTTAACGAGCCGGGCTCGGGCGCCAGCTCGCGCACCCGCCTCATCACCCTCGACCACATCACGCGCACCGATGCGGCCTCCGATTTCTACGGCGAAGAAAACGTGCCGCGCCGTGCTCTTACCATGGGCGTGGGTACCATTCTGGAAGCGCGCCAAATTGTACTGATGGCCTGGGGCGAGGGCAAAGCCGCCGTTATCAAGCGCATGGTGGAGGGCGAGCCAACCGACTCGGTGCCGGCCACTTACCTGCAGCGCCACCCCGCCGTGCAGGTGGTGCTCGACGAGGCCGCCGCCGCCGAGCTAAGCCCGCGCAAAACGCCGTGGCTGGCCGGCATTGCGTGCAACTGGCAAAACGAAGCCCTGGTGCGCAAAGCCGTAACCTGGCTGGCAAGGCACCTGCAAAAGCCCATTCTCAAGCTCACCGACGAAGATTACAACGAAAACGGCCTGTCGGACTTGCTGGCCGAATCGGGCCAAGCCTATGGCATCAACATTCGGGTGTTCAACCAGCTGCAGCACACCATTACGGGCTGGCCCGGCGGCAAACCCAACGCCGACGACTCGCACCGCCCCGAGCGCGCCACGCCCTTTCCGAAGCGGGTTCTCATCTTCTCGCCGCACCCCGACGACGACGTCATCTCGATGGGCGGTACCTTGCTGCGCCTCGTCGACCAAGGCCACGAGGTGCACGTGGCGTACCAAACCTCGGGCAACATTGCCGTGTTCGACGACGAAGCCATCCGGTTTGCCGAGTTCGTGGCCGATTACGACCAAGCCCTAGGTTTGCCGGGCGAGCAACCCGCCGAGAGCTTGTACCAACGCGTGGTTGATTTCCTGAAGAAGAAAGCGCCTGGGCAGGTAGATGCGCCGGAGGTGCAGCAAATCAAAGGGCTGATCCGGCGGGGCGAGGCCAAATCGGCGTGCCGCCTGGCGGGCATCCCCGACGAAAACGCGCACTTCATGGATTTGCCCTTCTACGAAACCGGGCGGGTGCGCAAAAAGCCACTAGGTGAAGAAGACATTCAGCTGACCATCGACCTGCTGAACAAAATTCGACCGCACCAGATTTACGCCGCCGGCGACTTATCCGACCCGCACGGCACGCACCGCGTGTGCTTATCGGCCATTTTTCAGGCTGTGGAGCGTCTGAAGGCAGAAGGCGCCCCGTGGCTGCAAGACTGCTGGGTGTGGCTGTACCGCGGCGCCTGGCAGGAGTGGGACATCGACCAGATTGAAATGGCCGTGCCCATTTCGCCCGAGGAGCTTACGCGCAAGCGCCGCGCCATCTTTAAGCACCAGTCGCAAAAAGACCGGCCGTTGTTCCCCGGCGCCGACCAACGGGAGTTCTGGCAGCGCGCCGAAGAGCGCAACCGCACCACCGCCAAAATTTACGACCAGCTGGGCCTACCCGAGTACGAAGGCATCGAGGCCTTTGTGCGCTGGAAATACTAG
- a CDS encoding SusC/RagA family TonB-linked outer membrane protein: MKKSLWSIVLPGVLLAQQVQAQQARTVTGVVTAASDRSPLPGVNVVVKGGTIGAQTSADGSYTLQVAPGATLVFSFIGYNTLERTVGADGNIDVALETSSTTLQEVQITTAYGIQQERREINYAAQQVTSKDIIETRQTNIVNALQGKVAGVQITSSGGSAGEGASIVIRGGNSLDGDNQPLFVIDGVIMDNSSFVESTAPGGGSAFNGILGRSVSSTNRAADINPEDIESMTVLKGPAAAALYGLRAANGAVIITTKRGKSGATSITYRTQFSVDEVNRLPKLQNQYKQGAGGVFDPTTRNSWGPRFAPGEEVYDNLGNFFEKGTSFQNYLTMSGGNDKANFLASASHQDTKGVTPQNEYDKTTVRLSGRVQLSPKLGASGSAQYLNSGGRRPLQGPGLFAGTGGFFVSLLNWPRNDDARNYLNADGTRRRLLPLSVGTNDADNPYWTTEFNPQTDRTNRVIANTQLTYDPAKWVRLSYNIGTDVYTEKFRSVRAVGTSQPNNQNGGIAETTNFVRLLNSNFLATFNRNFGENLGTSLVLGNTVEQAVYETTDIIGLIFQNPSFVSINNTVNRNALTSNRTRRLVGNFGRLSFDFFKQATLELNGRYDLSSTLPRPNLNKNYGKGFFYGSVAGGWEFSRTLGLDTNPILNYGKIRASVAEVGKDTGPYRVDSPLAQSTYIGGGFRPGFFGSNRLLKPERTRAYEAGLDLQFLNGRLGLDASVYHQETRDQLIAPRVSQASGYILQYINGGTVINRGVELALSGTPVKLANGFEWTALANFTANRNKAKQLPGFLTEVNQSDASIIDVARGSAFPGRPITSIAAYDFQRVQSGPDAGKIIIGANGYPTINTAVYQYAGNRAPDFTTQVTNTFTYNGLSFSFMWDFRKGGKVVNGNDWLTTRNGLSERTLDRYKEVVFDGVVAKGDGTYAPNTRPVELTQAYYTSILGAVGTPFIEDASWTRLRYATLTYSLPKTWLGNSGTVKSIELGVTGRNLLLFTKYSGVDPETSAAGAGVRGGGSTGFDYGSVPATRGVDMSLRATF; encoded by the coding sequence ATGAAGAAATCTTTATGGTCTATCGTGCTGCCCGGCGTATTGCTGGCGCAGCAGGTGCAGGCCCAGCAAGCGCGCACCGTTACCGGCGTGGTAACAGCCGCCTCCGACCGCTCGCCCCTGCCCGGGGTGAACGTGGTGGTAAAGGGCGGCACCATCGGTGCGCAAACCAGCGCCGACGGCAGCTATACGCTGCAGGTGGCGCCGGGCGCTACGCTGGTGTTCAGCTTTATCGGCTACAATACCCTGGAGCGCACCGTGGGGGCCGATGGCAACATTGATGTGGCGCTGGAAACCTCTTCCACCACGCTGCAAGAAGTGCAAATTACCACGGCCTACGGCATTCAGCAGGAGCGCCGCGAGATAAACTACGCGGCCCAGCAGGTTACCTCGAAGGACATCATCGAAACCCGCCAAACCAACATCGTAAACGCGCTGCAAGGCAAAGTGGCGGGCGTGCAAATCACCTCCTCGGGCGGTAGCGCCGGCGAAGGCGCCAGCATCGTAATCCGGGGCGGCAACTCGCTCGACGGCGACAACCAGCCGCTGTTCGTTATCGACGGGGTTATCATGGATAACTCGTCGTTTGTGGAGTCGACGGCGCCGGGCGGGGGCTCGGCCTTCAACGGCATTCTAGGTCGTTCGGTAAGCTCCACCAACCGGGCAGCCGATATCAACCCCGAGGACATTGAAAGCATGACGGTGCTGAAGGGCCCGGCGGCCGCGGCCCTGTACGGCTTGCGCGCAGCCAACGGCGCCGTTATCATCACTACCAAGCGCGGCAAGTCGGGCGCTACCAGCATTACCTACCGCACGCAGTTTTCGGTTGACGAGGTGAACCGCCTGCCCAAGCTGCAAAACCAGTACAAGCAAGGCGCGGGCGGCGTGTTCGACCCCACCACGCGAAACTCGTGGGGCCCGCGCTTTGCCCCCGGCGAAGAGGTGTACGACAACCTGGGCAACTTCTTCGAGAAGGGCACCTCGTTCCAGAACTACCTCACCATGTCGGGCGGCAACGACAAGGCCAACTTCTTGGCATCGGCCTCGCACCAGGATACCAAGGGCGTAACGCCGCAAAACGAGTACGACAAAACCACCGTGCGCCTAAGCGGGCGGGTGCAGCTTTCGCCCAAGCTCGGCGCCTCGGGCTCGGCGCAGTACCTGAACTCGGGCGGCCGCCGGCCGCTGCAGGGCCCCGGCCTGTTTGCCGGCACGGGCGGCTTTTTTGTGAGCTTGCTGAACTGGCCCCGCAACGACGACGCGCGCAACTACCTGAACGCCGACGGCACGCGCCGCCGCCTCTTGCCGCTGTCGGTGGGCACCAACGACGCCGACAACCCGTACTGGACCACGGAGTTTAACCCGCAAACCGACCGCACCAACCGCGTTATTGCCAACACGCAGCTCACCTACGACCCCGCCAAGTGGGTGCGCCTGAGCTACAACATCGGCACCGATGTGTACACCGAGAAGTTCCGCTCGGTGCGCGCCGTGGGCACCTCGCAGCCCAACAACCAAAACGGCGGCATTGCCGAAACCACCAACTTCGTGCGCCTGCTGAACTCTAACTTCCTGGCCACGTTCAACCGCAACTTCGGCGAAAACCTAGGCACCTCGTTGGTGCTGGGCAACACCGTGGAGCAGGCCGTGTACGAAACCACCGACATCATTGGGCTGATTTTCCAGAACCCGAGCTTCGTCTCGATCAACAACACGGTAAACCGCAACGCGCTTACCAGCAACCGCACGCGCCGCTTGGTGGGCAACTTCGGCCGCCTGAGCTTCGACTTCTTTAAGCAAGCTACGCTGGAGCTGAACGGCCGCTACGACCTCTCCTCCACCCTGCCGCGCCCCAACCTGAACAAGAACTACGGCAAGGGCTTTTTCTACGGCTCGGTGGCCGGTGGCTGGGAGTTCAGCCGCACCCTCGGTCTGGACACCAACCCCATCCTGAACTACGGCAAGATTCGCGCCTCGGTAGCGGAGGTAGGCAAAGACACCGGCCCGTACCGCGTCGATTCGCCCTTGGCGCAGTCGACGTACATCGGCGGCGGTTTCCGGCCGGGCTTCTTCGGCTCGAACCGCCTGCTGAAACCCGAGCGCACCCGCGCCTACGAAGCCGGCCTCGACCTGCAGTTCCTTAACGGCCGCCTAGGTCTCGACGCCAGCGTGTACCACCAAGAGACGCGCGACCAGCTGATTGCCCCGCGCGTAAGCCAGGCCTCGGGCTACATTCTGCAGTACATCAACGGCGGTACGGTAATTAACCGCGGCGTTGAGCTGGCCTTGTCGGGCACGCCCGTGAAGCTGGCCAACGGCTTTGAGTGGACGGCCCTGGCCAACTTTACGGCCAACCGCAACAAAGCCAAGCAGCTACCCGGCTTCCTGACGGAGGTAAACCAGTCGGACGCTTCCATCATCGACGTGGCCCGCGGCAGCGCTTTCCCCGGCCGCCCCATCACTTCCATTGCCGCTTACGATTTCCAGCGCGTGCAATCGGGCCCCGACGCGGGCAAAATCATTATCGGCGCCAACGGCTACCCCACCATCAACACGGCGGTGTACCAGTACGCCGGCAACCGCGCCCCCGATTTTACCACGCAGGTTACCAACACCTTCACTTACAACGGCCTCTCGTTTAGCTTTATGTGGGATTTCCGCAAGGGCGGCAAAGTGGTGAACGGCAACGACTGGCTAACCACCCGCAACGGCCTGAGCGAGCGTACCCTCGACCGTTACAAGGAAGTAGTATTTGATGGCGTGGTAGCCAAAGGCGACGGCACTTACGCGCCGAACACGCGCCCCGTGGAGCTGACGCAGGCTTACTACACCAGCATCCTGGGTGCCGTGGGTACACCCTTCATCGAGGATGCTTCCTGGACGCGCCTGCGCTACGCCACGCTTACCTACAGCCTGCCCAAAACTTGGCTGGGCAACTCGGGCACCGTCAAGAGCATCGAGCTGGGCGTAACGGGCCGCAACCTGCTGCTCTTCACGAAGTACTCCGGCGTCGACCCCGAAACCTCGGCCGCTGGTGCCGGCGTGCGCGGCGGCGGCTCCACGGGCTTCGACTACGGCAGCGTGCCTGCCACGCGCGGCGTGGATATGTCGTTGCGGGCTACCTTCTAA
- a CDS encoding SusD/RagB family nutrient-binding outer membrane lipoprotein: MKKYLLALGLLMSSGVLTSCEKFLDVNTDPNNPITATPNFLLPGAISQGIQQQMFTALTTSYISQYIVRRPALASTDQFYLSNGNSTNTFNYLYFYSAGNGRYVIDEGQKEGSPYYVGAGKIVLAMTMAHATDMLGDIPYSEAYQGAANYTPKYDPQEQIYAAIDKLLDEGIVEMQKPASANLRPLYITSPSISGDILYKGDVQKWIRLANSLKARQLNHLTKKGSYNPQAVLALVDKGFRATADDAQLQFEVAVAPVTGSTNIFGTTRANFASAAFSATYSTNIIKYLNGSAPGATYPGVTDPRFPIIATANSTGGDPGVGGGTPISAATGNATDFYSSWYARDLGYFEVITYHELKFIEAEAAFRAGDKTRALRAYREGIQAHMRKIGVGGSNAVPAVTFPVITQAQIDAYMASAAVAQNESQLDLKRIMEQKYIAMFLNPESWTDLRRFDFSTDIYVNLRYPNNANPVLAAKPDYKDRWPRRMLPALTEVQYNPQNVAAVFASVGAANSDDYITKPMWWDQQ; this comes from the coding sequence ATGAAAAAATACCTCCTCGCGTTGGGCTTGCTCATGAGCAGCGGGGTGCTTACGTCGTGCGAAAAGTTTCTGGACGTAAATACCGACCCCAACAACCCCATCACGGCCACGCCCAACTTCCTGCTGCCCGGCGCTATTTCGCAGGGCATTCAGCAGCAGATGTTCACGGCGCTTACCACCTCGTACATCTCGCAGTACATTGTGCGGCGCCCGGCGCTGGCCAGCACCGATCAGTTTTACCTCTCGAACGGCAACAGCACCAACACCTTCAACTACCTGTACTTCTACTCGGCCGGCAACGGGCGGTACGTAATCGATGAAGGCCAGAAAGAAGGTTCGCCGTACTACGTAGGCGCCGGCAAGATTGTGCTGGCCATGACGATGGCCCACGCCACCGACATGCTGGGCGACATTCCGTACTCGGAGGCGTACCAGGGCGCGGCCAACTACACGCCCAAGTACGACCCGCAGGAGCAGATTTACGCCGCCATCGATAAGCTGCTCGACGAAGGCATTGTGGAAATGCAGAAGCCGGCTTCGGCCAACCTCCGCCCGCTCTACATTACCTCGCCCAGCATCAGCGGCGACATTCTGTACAAAGGCGACGTGCAGAAGTGGATTCGTCTGGCCAACTCACTGAAAGCGCGCCAGCTCAACCACCTCACCAAAAAGGGCAGCTACAACCCGCAAGCCGTATTGGCGCTGGTTGATAAAGGCTTCCGGGCTACCGCCGACGACGCGCAGCTGCAGTTTGAAGTAGCCGTAGCGCCGGTAACGGGCAGCACCAACATCTTCGGCACCACGCGCGCCAACTTTGCTTCGGCTGCGTTTTCGGCCACGTACTCCACCAACATCATTAAGTACCTCAACGGCAGCGCGCCCGGTGCCACTTACCCCGGCGTAACCGACCCGCGCTTCCCGATTATTGCCACGGCCAACAGCACCGGCGGCGACCCCGGCGTGGGCGGCGGCACGCCCATCAGCGCCGCCACCGGCAACGCCACCGACTTCTACTCCAGCTGGTACGCCCGCGACCTGGGCTACTTCGAGGTAATTACCTACCACGAGCTGAAATTCATCGAGGCCGAGGCCGCTTTCCGGGCCGGTGACAAAACCCGTGCTTTGCGCGCCTACCGCGAGGGCATTCAGGCGCACATGCGCAAGATTGGCGTGGGCGGCTCGAACGCGGTGCCGGCCGTAACCTTCCCGGTGATTACGCAGGCGCAGATTGATGCCTATATGGCCAGCGCGGCCGTAGCCCAAAACGAGAGCCAGCTCGATCTGAAGCGCATCATGGAGCAGAAGTACATTGCCATGTTCCTGAATCCGGAATCGTGGACGGACCTGCGCCGCTTCGATTTCAGCACCGACATCTACGTGAACCTGCGCTACCCCAACAACGCCAACCCGGTACTGGCCGCCAAGCCCGACTACAAAGACCGGTGGCCGCGCCGCATGTTGCCGGCCCTTACGGAGGTGCAGTACAACCCGCAGAACGTGGCGGCGGTGTTTGCGTCGGTTGGTGCCGCCAACTCCGACGACTACATCACCAAGCCCATGTGGTGGGACCAGCAGTAA